The following are encoded in a window of Halosolutus halophilus genomic DNA:
- a CDS encoding Rossmann-like domain-containing protein, producing the protein MIDPILPAVVDRLRSIGALEGATAERVTLGDATLMVELAGVESGTGAEAGTADVAGGSRGSHRTAGFAHRPPGNGRTADALDESTDGVDVETLVRWATRTPGGSSTETIGYPGTPRDGTLLERALGVAAINALSAPFVDWNPGDPMALLDPAVDAITTVGLFRPAFRKFADVDVRVIERTDVGSVSSPDGVSVTTFRPDAASAAMADADVVFVTGSTFVYGGLEAYLEAAPAAATVVLIGATASVLPGPAFAAGVDVVAGASVTETERDRVREAVRAGACGTDLHDAGVRKVYAVADRATGPGQALKRVRNERPDRDDTTND; encoded by the coding sequence ATGATCGACCCGATCCTTCCGGCCGTCGTCGACCGACTCCGCTCGATCGGCGCTCTCGAGGGAGCGACGGCGGAGCGCGTCACGCTCGGTGACGCGACGCTCATGGTCGAACTCGCGGGCGTCGAGTCCGGAACCGGGGCCGAAGCCGGAACTGCGGACGTAGCCGGTGGCTCCCGGGGAAGCCACCGAACCGCCGGCTTCGCCCATCGACCGCCCGGGAACGGACGGACGGCGGACGCTCTCGACGAGTCGACGGACGGCGTCGACGTCGAAACGCTCGTCCGGTGGGCGACGCGAACGCCGGGCGGATCGTCGACCGAAACGATCGGCTATCCCGGGACACCGCGAGACGGCACGCTGCTCGAGCGCGCACTCGGCGTCGCCGCGATCAACGCGCTGTCGGCACCGTTCGTCGACTGGAACCCGGGCGATCCGATGGCGTTGCTGGATCCGGCCGTCGACGCGATCACGACGGTCGGCCTCTTCCGGCCCGCGTTCCGGAAGTTCGCCGACGTCGACGTTCGCGTCATCGAACGGACCGACGTCGGATCGGTGTCCTCTCCCGACGGCGTCAGCGTCACGACGTTCCGACCGGACGCGGCGAGCGCGGCGATGGCGGACGCGGACGTCGTCTTCGTCACCGGCTCCACGTTCGTGTACGGCGGTCTCGAGGCGTACCTCGAGGCCGCGCCGGCGGCGGCGACGGTCGTTCTGATCGGTGCGACCGCGTCGGTCCTTCCCGGACCGGCGTTCGCGGCCGGGGTGGACGTCGTCGCCGGGGCGTCGGTAACCGAAACCGAACGCGATCGCGTCCGCGAGGCCGTCCGAGCAGGCGCGTGCGGAACTGACCTGCACGACGCCGGCGTTCGGAAAGTGTACGCGGTGGCCGATCGAGCCACCGGACCGGGCCAGGCCCTGAAACGCGTGCGAAACGAGCGGCCGGATCGAGACGACACGACGAACGACTGA
- a CDS encoding XdhC family protein codes for MTQRNWSVPETEVVQRIHERLDAAGTDVLATIVDVEGNAYRRPGAKMLLDEAGDGVGSITAGCLEDELLATAESVRERGRPELVTYDLMEDDDVWGLGVGCNGIIDVLLEPLTDAYRPTVEAFADGRNVAVLTVLEGSEGPLDRGDRVYYYPDEGVLTTPDGEPATDWPADLSGPAADLAERGRADVVEVALQGSQLEVFVDGLTAPTELVVFGSGHDVGPVTELAAMNDFRVTVVGFRGSVDLEDRFPAADETVTTSPAAVDDAIDLDDRTYAVVMTHNFVDDRLTIEQLLDSPVPYVGLMGPRKRFEEMLEEFESEGRTFEEAALSRLYTPIGLDLGGGSPYQIALSIVAEVLAVSNDRTPRHLKSREGHIHDRVAVDSNGNVPSQ; via the coding sequence ATGACACAACGCAACTGGAGTGTTCCGGAGACAGAGGTGGTACAGCGCATTCACGAGCGACTCGACGCGGCGGGGACGGACGTCCTCGCGACGATCGTCGACGTCGAGGGGAACGCGTACCGACGGCCGGGTGCGAAAATGCTCCTCGACGAAGCGGGCGACGGCGTCGGCAGCATTACGGCCGGCTGTCTCGAAGACGAACTGCTCGCGACGGCCGAGTCGGTTCGCGAACGCGGCCGCCCGGAGCTGGTAACGTACGATCTGATGGAGGACGACGACGTCTGGGGCCTCGGGGTCGGCTGCAACGGGATTATCGACGTTCTGCTGGAGCCGCTGACCGACGCCTATCGCCCGACGGTCGAGGCATTCGCCGACGGGCGGAACGTAGCCGTTCTCACCGTTCTCGAGGGCTCGGAGGGACCGCTCGACCGTGGCGACCGCGTGTACTACTATCCGGACGAGGGAGTCCTCACGACCCCGGACGGTGAACCGGCGACGGACTGGCCCGCCGACCTCTCGGGCCCCGCGGCCGACCTCGCCGAACGCGGGCGAGCCGACGTCGTCGAGGTCGCTCTGCAGGGGAGCCAGCTGGAGGTGTTCGTCGACGGACTCACGGCGCCGACGGAACTGGTCGTCTTCGGATCGGGTCACGACGTGGGGCCGGTCACCGAACTGGCCGCGATGAACGACTTCCGCGTCACCGTCGTCGGCTTCCGCGGGAGCGTCGACCTCGAGGACCGGTTTCCAGCGGCGGACGAAACGGTGACGACCTCGCCGGCGGCCGTCGACGACGCGATCGACCTCGACGATCGGACCTACGCGGTCGTCATGACCCACAACTTCGTCGACGATCGGTTGACGATCGAGCAGCTACTGGATTCGCCCGTCCCGTACGTCGGCCTGATGGGGCCTCGCAAGCGGTTCGAGGAAATGCTCGAGGAGTTCGAGAGCGAGGGCCGGACGTTCGAGGAGGCGGCGCTATCGAGGCTGTATACGCCGATCGGACTCGATCTCGGCGGCGGTTCTCCCTACCAGATCGCCCTCAGTATCGTCGCGGAGGTACTGGCGGTGTCCAACGATCGGACGCCGCGCCACCTGAAGAGCCGCGAGGGCCACATCCACGATCGCGTCGCCGTCGACTCGAACGGCAACGTCCCGTCACAGTAG
- a CDS encoding MaoC family dehydratase, producing the protein MSGLYYEEFTVGETIEHDRRRTISESDNQRFCDMTMNQQPLHLDGEFAADTQFGERLVNGLYTMSLAVGISIPETTDGTIVANLSYDDVEHPNPVFHGDTIRVQSTVTDKRETSDGERGIVTMHVEVFKVNDPDEPLVFEFDRTVLSLKRDRAADAGT; encoded by the coding sequence ATGTCCGGACTGTACTACGAGGAGTTTACCGTCGGAGAGACGATCGAACACGATCGCCGACGAACGATCTCCGAGAGCGACAACCAGCGGTTCTGCGACATGACGATGAACCAGCAACCGCTTCACCTCGACGGCGAGTTCGCCGCCGACACCCAGTTCGGCGAGCGACTGGTCAACGGTCTCTACACGATGAGCCTCGCCGTTGGAATTTCCATTCCCGAGACGACGGACGGGACGATCGTCGCGAACCTCTCCTACGACGACGTCGAACACCCGAATCCGGTCTTTCACGGCGACACGATCCGCGTCCAGTCGACGGTCACGGACAAGCGCGAGACCAGCGACGGCGAGCGCGGAATCGTCACCATGCACGTCGAGGTCTTCAAAGTCAACGATCCGGACGAACCGCTCGTCTTCGAGTTCGATCGGACCGTCCTGTCGCTGAAACGCGACCGCGCCGCGGACGCGGGGACGTGA
- a CDS encoding PH domain-containing protein: MSATDLDPAALEWLSLEDGEEIVWASGPDRRTLVPAFAVGIPLSIVLIGIVIIASEYLRVTNTHYVVTNQALYKKTGVFSRDVKRIEHAKVQDISYSQSAVGNHFGYGTVEVSTAGGSGVELAFQSVPDPRAVQGRISDLVDRGGRGSRDEEPVDDILAEILTELRAIREAVEESESNARPDRPGDARSNSDDPRSPR; encoded by the coding sequence ATGTCTGCGACCGACCTCGATCCCGCGGCGCTGGAGTGGCTCTCGCTCGAGGACGGCGAGGAGATCGTCTGGGCCAGCGGCCCCGATCGGCGGACGCTGGTCCCGGCGTTCGCCGTCGGAATCCCGCTTTCGATCGTCCTGATCGGGATCGTCATCATAGCAAGCGAGTACCTTCGCGTGACGAACACCCACTACGTCGTCACGAACCAGGCCCTCTACAAGAAGACGGGAGTGTTCTCCCGGGACGTCAAGCGGATCGAACACGCGAAAGTACAGGACATCTCGTACTCCCAGAGCGCCGTGGGGAACCACTTCGGCTACGGGACGGTCGAGGTCAGCACGGCGGGCGGTTCCGGGGTCGAACTGGCGTTCCAGTCCGTTCCCGACCCGCGGGCCGTCCAGGGACGGATCAGCGACCTCGTCGATCGCGGCGGACGCGGGTCGAGAGACGAGGAACCGGTCGACGACATCCTCGCCGAGATCCTCACCGAACTCCGTGCGATCCGGGAGGCTGTCGAGGAATCGGAGTCGAATGCACGCCCGGATCGACCCGGGGACGCGCGCTCGAACTCGGACGATCCCCGGTCCCCGCGATGA
- a CDS encoding class I fructose-bisphosphate aldolase, translating to MIPIDDSPIVRDGKSLILAMDHGLEHGPVDFEEVPEKLDPSTVFETATHDAVTAMAVQKGIAEGYYPSYEDDVNLLAKLNGTSNMWMGEPDSAINCSVDYAVELGADAVGFTVYSGSNHEVEMYEEFREVQEQARDYDLPVVMWSYPRGQGLKNDTKPSTISYATRIGLELGADIAKVKYPGSTEAMEHACRAAGDMKVVMSGGSKTSDYEFLSTVEAAVNAGCKGLAVGRNVWQREDPTRILDALERVIYEEETADAALEA from the coding sequence ATGATTCCGATCGACGACTCTCCGATCGTTCGCGACGGCAAGTCACTGATTCTCGCGATGGATCACGGTCTCGAACACGGCCCCGTCGACTTCGAGGAGGTCCCGGAGAAACTGGATCCGTCGACGGTCTTCGAGACGGCGACCCACGACGCCGTTACCGCGATGGCGGTCCAGAAGGGGATCGCGGAGGGGTACTACCCCAGCTACGAGGACGACGTCAACCTGCTGGCGAAACTGAACGGGACCTCGAACATGTGGATGGGCGAACCCGACTCGGCGATCAACTGTTCGGTCGACTACGCCGTCGAACTCGGTGCCGACGCCGTCGGCTTCACCGTCTACAGCGGGTCGAATCACGAGGTCGAGATGTACGAGGAGTTCCGCGAGGTCCAGGAGCAGGCCCGCGACTACGACCTCCCCGTCGTCATGTGGTCGTATCCGCGCGGACAGGGACTGAAGAACGACACCAAGCCGTCCACTATCTCGTACGCGACCCGCATCGGCCTCGAACTGGGTGCCGACATCGCGAAGGTCAAGTACCCCGGCAGCACCGAGGCGATGGAACACGCCTGCAGGGCCGCGGGTGACATGAAGGTCGTCATGAGCGGTGGCTCCAAGACCTCCGACTACGAGTTCCTCTCGACCGTCGAGGCCGCCGTCAACGCCGGCTGCAAGGGGCTCGCCGTCGGCCGCAACGTCTGGCAGCGCGAGGACCCCACCCGCATCCTCGACGCGCTCGAACGGGTCATCTACGAGGAGGAAACCGCCGACGCTGCACTCGAGGCGTAA
- a CDS encoding DUF5658 family protein: MSYDGASLRRRLPGEVTPVELERVLWIVVGLSLVGDVVTTFVGLHLGLSESNPIARGAISSHGLAGMLALKGVAIGVGLLCRPLLPAAYRAVVPAGLALPWAVAVCVNVYMIATVT; this comes from the coding sequence ATGAGTTACGACGGCGCGTCCCTGCGCCGCCGATTGCCCGGTGAGGTCACGCCCGTCGAACTGGAGCGTGTACTCTGGATCGTCGTCGGGTTGTCGCTCGTCGGCGACGTCGTGACGACGTTCGTCGGCTTACACCTCGGCCTCAGCGAGTCGAACCCGATCGCCCGCGGTGCGATCTCCAGCCACGGGCTGGCCGGCATGCTCGCACTGAAAGGCGTCGCGATCGGGGTCGGGTTGCTCTGTCGCCCGCTCCTCCCGGCAGCCTACCGGGCGGTCGTCCCCGCCGGTCTCGCCCTCCCGTGGGCGGTGGCCGTCTGCGTCAACGTCTACATGATCGCGACGGTGACGTGA
- a CDS encoding VWA domain-containing protein, whose product MTPNRNSSDAVDDSRRVDAARDDMRGLDRRPGNGLPDFEAARTHVLTELVRFVGRLRREGVPVAANGTLEAARALAVVGLGDRERVRDALRATLLTGANDREAFEESFPTFWHRVRTGIDRIATHEGARSSDGADPADSTATEHRESEPLSAADPPSPDSSDGPETVDVRIATGRRHATGERPSGDGGDDARRYSAVGGRAPVTADGVSLSDDDGAAIDRFVDALASIPGRRTRLAPGGDRIDARRALRTSLGTGGTAMELPTRESVPSELRCCLLLDVSGSVLDTIDRETLLAVAERVQGVARTGSVFLFDTDLVDATEQFERADGDPAAALREAEIEWGGGTRIGDAFETLRRRHPHAVDRRTVVVVVSDGLDVGDRTTLEDGITWLARRADAIVWLNPLAVSPAYEPRSRGMATCLPYVDGLFGFAEPADLAEVARQLERRGIGGPIGYEHDPRRVGTGDDPQRDEGDGA is encoded by the coding sequence ATGACCCCCAACCGGAACTCCTCGGACGCCGTCGACGACTCCCGTCGAGTCGACGCCGCGCGTGACGACATGCGAGGGCTCGATCGACGGCCCGGGAACGGGTTGCCGGACTTCGAGGCTGCACGCACCCACGTGCTGACGGAACTCGTTCGCTTCGTCGGCCGTCTCCGCCGCGAGGGCGTCCCCGTGGCGGCGAACGGCACCCTCGAGGCGGCGCGAGCGCTCGCCGTGGTCGGACTCGGTGATCGGGAACGCGTCCGCGACGCGCTCCGTGCAACGCTGCTCACCGGGGCGAACGACCGCGAGGCGTTCGAGGAGTCGTTTCCCACGTTCTGGCATCGCGTGCGGACCGGAATCGATCGAATAGCGACGCACGAAGGGGCGCGTTCGTCCGACGGGGCCGACCCAGCCGACTCAACCGCAACGGAACACCGGGAGTCCGAGCCGTTGTCCGCCGCCGATCCGCCGTCGCCCGACTCGAGCGACGGCCCGGAGACGGTCGACGTCCGGATCGCGACCGGCCGCCGGCACGCGACCGGGGAGCGCCCGAGCGGCGACGGCGGTGACGACGCGCGTCGGTATAGCGCCGTCGGGGGACGCGCCCCCGTCACGGCCGACGGCGTGTCGTTGTCCGACGACGACGGCGCAGCGATCGACCGGTTCGTCGATGCGCTGGCGTCGATCCCCGGTCGGCGCACCCGTCTGGCCCCGGGCGGTGACCGCATCGACGCTCGACGAGCGCTCCGGACGAGTCTCGGGACCGGAGGGACGGCGATGGAGCTGCCGACCCGCGAATCGGTCCCGAGCGAACTTCGCTGCTGTCTGTTGCTCGACGTCAGCGGCTCCGTCCTCGATACGATCGACCGCGAAACGCTGCTCGCCGTGGCGGAACGAGTACAGGGAGTCGCACGAACGGGGTCCGTCTTCCTGTTCGACACGGATCTCGTCGACGCGACCGAGCAGTTCGAGCGCGCGGACGGCGATCCGGCCGCGGCCCTTCGAGAGGCCGAGATAGAGTGGGGTGGCGGCACGCGGATCGGCGACGCGTTCGAAACGCTCCGGCGACGCCACCCCCACGCGGTGGACCGGCGGACCGTCGTCGTCGTGGTCAGCGACGGTCTCGACGTCGGTGACCGGACGACCCTGGAGGACGGGATCACCTGGCTCGCCCGCCGAGCCGACGCGATCGTCTGGCTCAATCCGCTCGCAGTATCGCCGGCGTACGAACCGCGGTCGCGAGGGATGGCGACGTGTCTCCCCTACGTCGACGGCCTGTTCGGCTTCGCGGAACCGGCCGACCTCGCCGAAGTCGCTCGACAACTCGAGCGCCGCGGGATCGGCGGGCCGATCGGCTACGAACACGATCCGCGCCGCGTCGGGACCGGAGACGACCCGCAGAGAGACGAGGGAGACGGAGCATGA
- a CDS encoding DUF7409 domain-containing protein, whose translation MSYGQPVNRVSKEFVHSDPDADGRSDRKSDAGADRAVDLQRDVTVDRTADVTADAPAGRDGDTVSATRLVFGMGSTPDSVDPGIEPAERTSLEAADVDPDAVASKEYSYRMLLDAGVDEPVADDLRRRFSLPWSFENDGDLDRRSTEIRGLGAAEREWIAVSGDEDWQSFDYTESRDLDVVREEPTDRPYPEPTPVTAVVGVGPDDADRLAEAGVVSAERLATIDAFAIAKALDFDVLHVRFWRHNARELVDA comes from the coding sequence GTGAGCTACGGACAACCGGTGAATCGCGTGAGCAAGGAATTCGTACACAGCGATCCAGACGCCGACGGGCGATCCGATCGAAAATCCGACGCGGGTGCCGACCGGGCCGTCGATTTGCAGCGGGACGTAACGGTCGATCGAACCGCCGACGTGACGGCGGACGCGCCAGCCGGTCGAGACGGGGACACGGTCTCCGCGACCAGACTGGTGTTCGGCATGGGATCGACGCCGGACAGCGTCGACCCGGGGATCGAACCGGCAGAGCGGACGTCCCTCGAGGCGGCCGACGTCGATCCCGACGCGGTCGCGAGCAAGGAGTACTCCTACCGGATGCTGCTCGACGCCGGCGTCGACGAACCGGTGGCGGACGACCTCCGGCGGCGGTTCTCGCTCCCGTGGTCGTTCGAGAACGACGGCGACCTCGATCGCCGATCGACCGAGATCCGGGGGCTGGGCGCCGCCGAGCGCGAGTGGATCGCCGTCAGCGGGGACGAGGACTGGCAGTCGTTCGACTACACCGAATCCCGCGACCTCGACGTCGTGCGAGAGGAACCCACCGATCGGCCATATCCGGAACCGACGCCGGTTACCGCCGTCGTGGGCGTCGGCCCGGACGACGCCGATCGGCTGGCCGAGGCTGGCGTCGTGTCGGCAGAGCGGCTGGCGACGATCGACGCCTTCGCGATCGCGAAGGCGCTCGACTTCGACGTCCTTCACGTCCGCTTCTGGCGACACAACGCGCGCGAACTGGTCGACGCGTGA
- a CDS encoding acyl-CoA carboxylase subunit beta: MKVRIAAGASDDEASAIAAALAEHVGNTVEVYVGSDDDPLAVHEYDAEPSPGSGASGQQVASTPADDVAADGDELGPTEREALLREEIADILEGGPEKYRAGLPEEGKLFVRDRLEHWFGGEDDEFLFEDGKFAAFDDWHPRGADPDTDDRLPADGLITGAATFEGRDVHFMANDYTVKRGSMAEKGVEKFLRMQQRALKTGRPVLYLMDSSGGRIDQQTGFFANREGIGKYYYNHSMLSGRVPQICVLYGPCIAGAAYTPVFADFTIMVEGMSAMAIASPRMVQMVTGEDIDLQELGGPAVHARESGSADLVARDEEHARELVAQLITYLPDNADEKPPRRDPIEPAKSPAGIDSVVPQHPNRGYDMTDVIDRLVDAGSYFELRPDYGEEIITAYARIGGRPIGIVANQPAHRAGAIFPDAAEKAAEFIWKSDAFNVPILYLCDTPGFMAGSQVEKDGILEQGKKMIYATSAATVPQQTVIVRKAYGAGIYAMGGPAYDPESVIGLPSGEIAIMGPEAAINAVYARKLSEIDDPEERERKEQELREAYREDIDVHRMASDVVIDEIVPPSTLREELGARFAFYEDVEKELPSKKHGTII, from the coding sequence ATGAAAGTCCGAATCGCGGCAGGGGCCTCGGACGACGAGGCGTCGGCAATTGCCGCCGCGCTCGCCGAGCACGTCGGGAACACGGTCGAGGTGTACGTCGGCAGCGACGACGATCCGCTGGCAGTTCACGAGTACGACGCGGAGCCGTCACCGGGATCGGGCGCGAGCGGACAGCAGGTCGCGTCGACACCGGCGGACGACGTCGCGGCGGACGGCGACGAACTGGGCCCGACCGAACGCGAAGCGCTGCTCCGGGAGGAGATCGCGGACATCCTCGAAGGCGGCCCCGAGAAGTATCGAGCGGGATTGCCCGAGGAGGGGAAACTGTTCGTCCGGGATCGACTCGAGCACTGGTTCGGCGGCGAGGACGACGAGTTCCTCTTCGAGGACGGCAAGTTCGCGGCGTTCGACGACTGGCATCCCCGCGGTGCGGACCCGGACACCGACGATCGCCTCCCGGCGGACGGTCTCATCACGGGTGCCGCGACGTTCGAGGGACGAGACGTCCACTTCATGGCCAACGACTACACCGTCAAACGCGGGAGCATGGCCGAGAAGGGGGTCGAGAAGTTCCTCCGGATGCAACAGCGCGCGCTCAAGACGGGCCGGCCGGTGCTGTACCTGATGGACTCCTCGGGCGGCCGGATCGACCAGCAGACCGGCTTCTTCGCCAACCGCGAGGGAATCGGGAAGTACTACTACAACCACTCGATGCTCTCCGGGCGAGTCCCACAGATCTGCGTCCTCTACGGCCCCTGTATCGCCGGTGCGGCCTACACCCCCGTCTTCGCCGACTTCACGATCATGGTCGAAGGGATGTCCGCGATGGCGATCGCCTCCCCCCGGATGGTTCAGATGGTCACCGGCGAGGACATCGATCTGCAGGAGCTCGGTGGCCCAGCCGTCCACGCGCGCGAGTCCGGTTCCGCCGACCTGGTCGCGCGGGACGAGGAACACGCCCGCGAACTCGTGGCCCAGTTGATCACCTACCTGCCGGACAACGCCGACGAGAAGCCGCCTCGCCGGGACCCGATCGAGCCGGCGAAATCGCCCGCCGGAATCGACAGCGTCGTCCCACAGCACCCGAACAGAGGGTACGACATGACCGACGTCATCGATCGGCTCGTCGACGCGGGGTCGTACTTCGAATTGCGCCCCGACTACGGCGAGGAGATCATCACCGCCTACGCCCGCATCGGCGGCCGGCCGATCGGGATCGTCGCGAACCAGCCCGCCCACCGCGCGGGAGCGATCTTCCCCGACGCGGCCGAGAAGGCCGCGGAGTTCATCTGGAAGTCGGACGCGTTCAACGTCCCGATCCTCTATCTCTGTGACACGCCCGGCTTCATGGCCGGCTCCCAGGTCGAGAAAGACGGCATCTTGGAGCAGGGCAAGAAGATGATCTACGCGACCTCGGCGGCAACCGTGCCCCAGCAGACGGTGATCGTGCGCAAGGCCTACGGCGCGGGGATCTACGCGATGGGCGGCCCGGCCTACGACCCCGAGAGCGTCATCGGCCTTCCGTCCGGCGAGATCGCCATCATGGGTCCCGAGGCGGCGATCAACGCCGTCTACGCTCGCAAGCTCTCCGAGATCGACGATCCCGAGGAACGCGAGCGGAAAGAACAGGAGCTACGCGAGGCCTACCGCGAGGACATCGACGTCCATCGAATGGCCAGCGACGTGGTCATCGACGAGATCGTGCCGCCCAGTACGCTACGCGAGGAACTCGGTGCCCGCTTTGCGTTCTACGAGGACGTCGAGAAGGAGTTGCCGAGCAAGAAACACGGCACGATCATCTGA
- a CDS encoding class 1 fructose-bisphosphatase: protein MTVSDPVVENAVATVSRTATEIRQGLVGRRGTVDEENPTGDTQVEADVWADDLLADRLSSIDGVGQYASEERPEPMDCGGDPATESDTYAIAVDPLDGSSNLRSNNSMGTIFGIYDARVPARGETIVAAGYVLYGPITTMVVATDETVTEYELTGGERTVVRRDVTLPDDPVVYGFGGRVPDWPDEFREYARTIEDELKLRYSGAMIGDVNQVLTYGGIFGYPGLESRPEGKLRLQFEGNPIGYVVEQAGGRSSNGETSLLSVDPDELHERTPLHVGSAALIDRLESTLG from the coding sequence GTGACTGTGTCGGATCCAGTCGTCGAGAACGCCGTCGCGACGGTCAGCAGAACGGCCACCGAGATCCGGCAGGGTCTGGTCGGCCGTCGCGGCACGGTCGACGAGGAAAACCCCACCGGCGACACCCAGGTCGAGGCCGACGTCTGGGCCGACGACCTGCTGGCCGATCGGCTCTCGTCGATCGACGGCGTCGGACAGTACGCCAGCGAGGAGCGACCCGAGCCGATGGACTGTGGCGGCGACCCCGCCACCGAGTCGGACACCTACGCGATCGCGGTCGATCCGCTGGACGGGTCGTCGAACCTCAGGTCGAACAACTCGATGGGGACGATCTTCGGCATCTACGACGCCCGGGTGCCGGCACGGGGAGAGACGATCGTCGCCGCGGGGTACGTGCTCTACGGGCCGATCACGACGATGGTGGTCGCGACCGACGAGACCGTCACCGAGTACGAACTGACCGGCGGCGAACGGACCGTCGTCCGGCGGGACGTGACCTTACCCGATGACCCCGTCGTCTACGGCTTCGGCGGCCGCGTCCCGGACTGGCCGGACGAGTTCCGCGAGTACGCACGGACGATCGAGGACGAACTGAAACTCCGGTACAGCGGGGCCATGATCGGCGACGTCAACCAGGTGCTCACCTACGGCGGCATCTTCGGCTATCCCGGCCTCGAGTCCCGCCCCGAGGGGAAGCTTCGCCTGCAGTTCGAGGGGAACCCGATCGGCTACGTCGTCGAGCAGGCCGGCGGCCGGTCCTCGAACGGCGAGACGTCGCTGCTCTCCGTCGACCCCGACGAGCTTCACGAGCGAACGCCGCTGCACGTCGGTTCCGCCGCGTTGATCGATCGGCTCGAGTCGACGCTCGGGTAG
- a CDS encoding PH domain-containing protein, whose translation MTTPDRRSVAERDGTAADRDVAWLALGDGEAIRWQGGPRVQTVYPWVALAVVGTLVIGAAVALEVLSPLGLLWLPVLAAPACWQYARVSRTTFLITNRRVAVRTGVLGVTVRVVGLERVQNTRITQNPIGRLIGYGRVTIETAGGSELVFWNVETPADVRARLEAQRDGTASGTFPGTSEQWAAVLAEVREWRRTLDRSR comes from the coding sequence ATGACGACTCCCGACCGACGATCGGTCGCCGAGCGCGACGGGACAGCCGCCGACCGGGACGTCGCGTGGCTCGCACTCGGGGACGGTGAGGCGATCCGCTGGCAGGGCGGGCCGCGGGTCCAGACCGTCTACCCGTGGGTCGCACTCGCCGTCGTGGGGACCCTCGTGATCGGCGCAGCCGTCGCACTCGAGGTCCTCTCGCCGCTGGGGCTGCTCTGGCTTCCGGTCCTCGCCGCGCCGGCGTGCTGGCAGTACGCCCGCGTCTCCCGAACGACGTTCCTGATCACGAACCGCCGGGTCGCCGTCAGAACGGGAGTCCTCGGCGTCACCGTCCGCGTCGTCGGACTGGAACGCGTCCAGAACACGAGAATCACCCAGAACCCGATCGGCCGACTGATCGGCTACGGACGGGTCACGATCGAGACCGCGGGTGGCTCGGAACTCGTCTTCTGGAACGTCGAGACGCCGGCCGACGTGCGAGCCAGGCTCGAAGCCCAACGCGACGGAACTGCCTCCGGGACGTTCCCCGGCACCAGCGAGCAGTGGGCGGCCGTCCTCGCGGAGGTCCGGGAGTGGCGTCGCACCCTCGATCGGTCCCGGTGA